A genomic stretch from Setaria italica strain Yugu1 chromosome VII, Setaria_italica_v2.0, whole genome shotgun sequence includes:
- the LOC101764120 gene encoding sterol 3-beta-glucosyltransferase UGT80A2 isoform X2, translating into MAAEESGSGVAGAGGGEAPAPSAPNGDRSGNSPPAAESSSADDRGLHRASTMPGVIKNDEITNETVGPSNLERSRTERRRQNNPADDPAKQLFDERIPIKKKLKMLNRIATVKDDGTVVVDVPSGLEPATAGGTEDAYTEVPVDESLDGADIPYRPPMQIVILIVGTRGDVQPFVAIGKRLQDYGHRVRLATHANFKEFVLTAGLEFYPLGGDPKILAEYMVKNKGFLPSGPSEIAIQRKQIKEIIFSLLPACKDADPDTGIPFKVDAIIANPPAYGHTHVAEALKVPIHIFFTMPWTPTSEFPHPLSRVKQSAGYRLSYQIVDSMIWLGIRDMINEFRKKKLKLRPVTYLSGAQGSGNDIPHGYIWSPHLVPKPKDWGPKIDVVGFCFLDLASNYVPPESLVKWLEAGDKPIYIGFGSLPVQEPQKMTEIIVKALEMTGQRGIINKGWGGLGTLAEPKDFVYLLDNCPHDWLFLQCKAVVHHGGAGTTAAGLKAACPTTIVPFFGDQPFWGDRVHARGLGPPPIPVDQFGLQKLVDAINFMMEPTVKEKAVELAKAMESEDGVTGAVRAFLRHLPSKTEEQSPPQSSSFLEFLGPVSRCMGCS; encoded by the exons ATGGCGGCCGAGGAGAGCGGCAGCGGCGTcgcgggagcgggaggaggggaAGCTCCGGCGCCCTCGGCTCCCAACGGGGACCGCTCCGGGAACAGCCCCCCCGCCGCGGAGTCGTCCTCCGCAG ATGACAGAGGTCTCCATAGAGCAAGTACCATGCCAGGGGTGATTAAGAATGATGAAATAACAAATGAAACTGTTGGCCCATCGAATTTGGAAAGGTCTAGAACTGAGCGCCGCCGGCAAAACAATCCAGCTGATGATCCTGCTAAACAGTTATTTGATGAAAGGATTCCAATTAAAAAGAAG CTCAAAATGCTGAATCGGATTGCTACAGTAAAAGATGATGGAACTGTGGTTGTTGATGTGCCAAGTGGTCTGGAACCAGCTACAGCTGGTGGGACAGAAGATGCTTATACTGAAGTTCCTGTTGATGAATCATTGGATGGAGCAGACATACCATACAGGCCTCCTATGCAAATTGTTATACTTATTGTGGGTACACGAGGAGATGTGCAGCCATTTGTCGCTATAGGAAAACGCTTACAG GACTATGGGCACCGTGTGCGATTGGCAACTCATGCCAACTTTAAGGAGTTTGTACTAACAGCTGGCCTGGAGTTTTACCCGCTTGGTGGAGATCCCAAAATACTTGCTGAAT ACATGGTGAAGAATAAAGGATTCCTACCTTCGGGACCATCAGAAATTGCTATTCAAAGAAAACAGATTAAAGAAATAATATTTTCTTTGCTACCTGCCTGCAAGGATGCTGATCCTGACACTGGCATTCCTTTCAAAGTTGACGCAATTATTGCGAATCCACCTGCATATG GACATACGCATGTGGCAGAAGCACTGAAAGTACCTATTCATATATTCTTTACCATGCCATGGAC GCCAACTAGTGAATTTCCTCATCCTCTTTCTCGTGTGAAGCAATCTGCTGGATATCGA CTTTCATATCAAATTGTGGACTCAATGATTTGGCTTGGAATAAGGGATATGATAAATGAGTTTAGAAAGAAAAAGTTGAAGCTGCGTCCAGTAACATACCTAAGTGGTGCACAGGGTTCTGGCAATGACATTCCTCATGGATACATTTGGAGTCCTCATCTAGTCCCGAAACCAAAAG ATTGGGGCCCCAAGATTGATGTTGTTGGATTTTGCTTCCTTGATCTTGCTTCCAATTATGTACCTCCTGAATCACTTGTGAAATGGCTTGAAGCTGGTGACAAGCCCATATATATTGGTTTTGGTAGCCTT CCAGTTCAAGAGCCACAAAAGATGACTGAAATTATTGTCAAAGCACTGGAAATGACTGGACAGAGAGGTATCATTAACAAAGGCTGGGGTGGACTTGGAACCT TGGCAGAACCAAAAGATTTTGTATATCTACTGGACAACTGCCCTCACGACTGGCTTTTTCTGCAGTGTAAGGCAGTG GTGCATCATGGTGGTGCTGGAACTACAGCTGCTGGTCTCAAAGCAGCG TGTCCTACAACTATTGTACCTTTCTTTGGTGACCAACCTTTCTGGGGTGACCGGGTGCATGCAAGGGGGCTAGGACCTCCACCAATTCCAGTTGATCAATTTGGTTTGCAGAAGTTGGTTGATGCTATAAATTTCATGATGGAACCAACG GTGAAAGAAAAGGCTGTGGAGCTGGCTAAAGCCATGGAATCTGAAGACGGGGTGACAGGTGCTGTTAGGGCATTCCTCAGACACCTGCCTTCAAAAACTGAGGAACAGAGTCCGCCACAATCATCAAGCTTCCTGGAGTTCCTAGGCCCAGTAAGTCGATGTATGGGCTGCTCATAG
- the LOC101764120 gene encoding sterol 3-beta-glucosyltransferase UGT80A2 isoform X1, giving the protein MAAEESGSGVAGAGGGEAPAPSAPNGDRSGNSPPAAESSSAVDDRGLHRASTMPGVIKNDEITNETVGPSNLERSRTERRRQNNPADDPAKQLFDERIPIKKKLKMLNRIATVKDDGTVVVDVPSGLEPATAGGTEDAYTEVPVDESLDGADIPYRPPMQIVILIVGTRGDVQPFVAIGKRLQDYGHRVRLATHANFKEFVLTAGLEFYPLGGDPKILAEYMVKNKGFLPSGPSEIAIQRKQIKEIIFSLLPACKDADPDTGIPFKVDAIIANPPAYGHTHVAEALKVPIHIFFTMPWTPTSEFPHPLSRVKQSAGYRLSYQIVDSMIWLGIRDMINEFRKKKLKLRPVTYLSGAQGSGNDIPHGYIWSPHLVPKPKDWGPKIDVVGFCFLDLASNYVPPESLVKWLEAGDKPIYIGFGSLPVQEPQKMTEIIVKALEMTGQRGIINKGWGGLGTLAEPKDFVYLLDNCPHDWLFLQCKAVVHHGGAGTTAAGLKAACPTTIVPFFGDQPFWGDRVHARGLGPPPIPVDQFGLQKLVDAINFMMEPTVKEKAVELAKAMESEDGVTGAVRAFLRHLPSKTEEQSPPQSSSFLEFLGPVSRCMGCS; this is encoded by the exons ATGGCGGCCGAGGAGAGCGGCAGCGGCGTcgcgggagcgggaggaggggaAGCTCCGGCGCCCTCGGCTCCCAACGGGGACCGCTCCGGGAACAGCCCCCCCGCCGCGGAGTCGTCCTCCGCAG TAGATGACAGAGGTCTCCATAGAGCAAGTACCATGCCAGGGGTGATTAAGAATGATGAAATAACAAATGAAACTGTTGGCCCATCGAATTTGGAAAGGTCTAGAACTGAGCGCCGCCGGCAAAACAATCCAGCTGATGATCCTGCTAAACAGTTATTTGATGAAAGGATTCCAATTAAAAAGAAG CTCAAAATGCTGAATCGGATTGCTACAGTAAAAGATGATGGAACTGTGGTTGTTGATGTGCCAAGTGGTCTGGAACCAGCTACAGCTGGTGGGACAGAAGATGCTTATACTGAAGTTCCTGTTGATGAATCATTGGATGGAGCAGACATACCATACAGGCCTCCTATGCAAATTGTTATACTTATTGTGGGTACACGAGGAGATGTGCAGCCATTTGTCGCTATAGGAAAACGCTTACAG GACTATGGGCACCGTGTGCGATTGGCAACTCATGCCAACTTTAAGGAGTTTGTACTAACAGCTGGCCTGGAGTTTTACCCGCTTGGTGGAGATCCCAAAATACTTGCTGAAT ACATGGTGAAGAATAAAGGATTCCTACCTTCGGGACCATCAGAAATTGCTATTCAAAGAAAACAGATTAAAGAAATAATATTTTCTTTGCTACCTGCCTGCAAGGATGCTGATCCTGACACTGGCATTCCTTTCAAAGTTGACGCAATTATTGCGAATCCACCTGCATATG GACATACGCATGTGGCAGAAGCACTGAAAGTACCTATTCATATATTCTTTACCATGCCATGGAC GCCAACTAGTGAATTTCCTCATCCTCTTTCTCGTGTGAAGCAATCTGCTGGATATCGA CTTTCATATCAAATTGTGGACTCAATGATTTGGCTTGGAATAAGGGATATGATAAATGAGTTTAGAAAGAAAAAGTTGAAGCTGCGTCCAGTAACATACCTAAGTGGTGCACAGGGTTCTGGCAATGACATTCCTCATGGATACATTTGGAGTCCTCATCTAGTCCCGAAACCAAAAG ATTGGGGCCCCAAGATTGATGTTGTTGGATTTTGCTTCCTTGATCTTGCTTCCAATTATGTACCTCCTGAATCACTTGTGAAATGGCTTGAAGCTGGTGACAAGCCCATATATATTGGTTTTGGTAGCCTT CCAGTTCAAGAGCCACAAAAGATGACTGAAATTATTGTCAAAGCACTGGAAATGACTGGACAGAGAGGTATCATTAACAAAGGCTGGGGTGGACTTGGAACCT TGGCAGAACCAAAAGATTTTGTATATCTACTGGACAACTGCCCTCACGACTGGCTTTTTCTGCAGTGTAAGGCAGTG GTGCATCATGGTGGTGCTGGAACTACAGCTGCTGGTCTCAAAGCAGCG TGTCCTACAACTATTGTACCTTTCTTTGGTGACCAACCTTTCTGGGGTGACCGGGTGCATGCAAGGGGGCTAGGACCTCCACCAATTCCAGTTGATCAATTTGGTTTGCAGAAGTTGGTTGATGCTATAAATTTCATGATGGAACCAACG GTGAAAGAAAAGGCTGTGGAGCTGGCTAAAGCCATGGAATCTGAAGACGGGGTGACAGGTGCTGTTAGGGCATTCCTCAGACACCTGCCTTCAAAAACTGAGGAACAGAGTCCGCCACAATCATCAAGCTTCCTGGAGTTCCTAGGCCCAGTAAGTCGATGTATGGGCTGCTCATAG